One part of the Marinobacterium rhizophilum genome encodes these proteins:
- a CDS encoding SLC13 family permease has translation MNSDQWLITAIVLLTLVLFVWGKYRHDVVAAIALGLCVLTGLVGPEDAFAGFGHPAVVTVAAVLVISDALRRSGVVDMIVQKILPYTEHPLNHILILTAVVTLASAFMNNVGALALLLPVALATCARHQRSPALILMPLAFGSILGGMTTAIGTPPNIIIAMMRAEVSGEAFSMFDFSPVGVAIALMGVLFVTLLGWRLIPAARLKRSSPEQLFAIDDYLTEVIVTADSTLVGRPVEEIDGLDDSSIEVVGVAHRHGRTLSLRPGQVLSAGDILILQADPSEIQPLLDKNDLELITSADKKFSELTQGDLVLVEGVIKKGSVLEGRDVPFLRRRSHSTLALVGLAREGQQVRHRLRREQFQAGDILLLQGPADDVDEQLSELGMIPLAERNLSLGQPKKVAIALTIFAVAIALGVAKVLPLAIVFSLAVMVYLLLDILPVRNLYDAIDWPVIILLSAMIPVGAALQSTGLTQLLAAQILAVTDGIPVYLVIGLVLVVTMFLSDIINNAATAVIMAPLAYGIALGLGVSPDPFFMAVAVGASCAFLTPIGHQSNTLVLGPGGYAFGDYWRMGLPLEILIVLLAVPLILLVWPL, from the coding sequence TTGAATTCTGATCAATGGCTGATTACCGCCATAGTGCTGCTGACGCTGGTGCTCTTTGTCTGGGGGAAGTATCGCCATGATGTGGTGGCGGCAATCGCCCTGGGGCTTTGTGTTCTTACCGGCCTGGTGGGGCCAGAGGATGCATTTGCGGGTTTCGGCCATCCCGCGGTGGTCACGGTCGCGGCGGTGCTGGTGATTTCCGACGCGCTGCGCCGATCCGGCGTGGTGGACATGATCGTTCAGAAAATACTGCCCTACACCGAACACCCCCTCAACCATATCCTGATACTGACGGCCGTGGTCACCCTGGCGTCGGCCTTCATGAACAATGTCGGCGCCCTGGCGCTGCTGTTACCGGTTGCGCTGGCCACCTGCGCCAGGCACCAGCGCTCGCCGGCGCTGATTCTGATGCCGCTGGCCTTTGGCAGCATCCTGGGAGGCATGACCACGGCCATCGGCACACCGCCCAACATTATTATCGCCATGATGCGGGCCGAAGTGAGTGGTGAAGCTTTTAGCATGTTCGATTTTTCGCCTGTCGGGGTGGCTATTGCGCTGATGGGGGTACTCTTTGTTACGCTGCTGGGCTGGCGCCTGATTCCGGCGGCGCGCCTCAAGCGCAGTTCCCCCGAGCAGCTGTTCGCCATTGATGACTATCTGACCGAAGTGATAGTAACGGCCGATTCCACGCTGGTTGGCCGACCGGTGGAGGAGATCGACGGCCTGGATGACAGCAGTATCGAGGTGGTGGGCGTGGCCCATCGCCACGGCAGAACGCTGTCGCTGCGCCCAGGCCAGGTTCTCAGCGCCGGCGATATCCTCATACTGCAGGCCGATCCGTCGGAAATTCAGCCGTTGCTCGACAAGAATGACCTGGAGCTGATTACCAGTGCCGACAAGAAGTTTTCCGAGCTTACCCAGGGTGACCTTGTGCTGGTGGAGGGCGTGATCAAGAAGGGGTCGGTGCTTGAGGGGCGCGATGTGCCTTTTCTGCGTCGGCGCAGCCACAGTACGCTGGCGCTGGTGGGGCTGGCACGGGAAGGGCAGCAGGTGCGCCATCGCCTGCGGCGTGAACAGTTCCAGGCCGGCGATATCCTGCTGTTGCAGGGGCCTGCCGATGATGTGGACGAACAGCTGAGCGAGCTGGGCATGATTCCGCTGGCCGAACGCAATCTCAGCCTGGGACAACCCAAGAAGGTTGCCATCGCCCTGACCATCTTTGCCGTGGCCATTGCCCTGGGGGTGGCCAAGGTATTGCCGCTGGCCATCGTTTTTTCGCTGGCCGTCATGGTCTATTTGCTGCTCGATATCTTGCCGGTGCGCAACCTGTACGATGCCATCGACTGGCCGGTGATCATATTGCTGTCGGCCATGATTCCGGTGGGTGCTGCGTTGCAGAGCACGGGCCTTACGCAGCTGCTCGCCGCACAGATACTGGCCGTGACGGACGGCATTCCGGTGTATCTGGTCATTGGCTTGGTGCTGGTGGTGACCATGTTCCTGTCGGACATTATCAATAATGCGGCCACGGCGGTGATCATGGCGCCGCTGGCCTACGGAATCGCCCTTGGGCTGGGGGTCAGCCCAGACCCGTTTTTCATGGCGGTGGCGGTGGGCGCGTCCTGTGCCTTTCTGACGCCCATCGGCCACCAGTCCAACACGCTGGTGCTGGGGCCGGGCGGTTATGCCTTCGGAGATTACTGGCGCATGGGCTTGCCGCTGGAGATCTTGATCGTGCTGCTGGCGGTGCCACTGATTTTGCTGGTCTGGCCGCTATAG
- a CDS encoding acetate--CoA ligase family protein, translated as MFETLIDIESLQRLFNPQSIAIIGASTDPQKIGGRPLALLQRQGFAGAIYPVNPASDRVQGLPAWANVADIPGPVDLAIIAVPGKLVEGALQACAAKGIGGAIIFSSGFSEVGETGVDAQQRLLAIARRTGIRVLGPNCMGVVNFTRAMPATFHPAFAASKMTAGNIGLVSQSGAFGGFSHYLAQDRGVSFSYLITTGNEADVELADGLAFLAADPSTKVILAYMEGCRNGPKLLEALELARRNRKPVVMVKLGSSEAGAAAAASHTAALAGSDEVFDAVLRQYGVYRASSVEEFFDIGLACSVGKLPPDARVGLVTPSGGMGVLMADDASRRGLDVAAMPQQAQRKIRDIIPFAGTQNPIDATGQVLSDLSILKQVADIVVTEGDYSSLVFFEGALARTQPSSPLADTWIEVARRHPDTLLSVVGLNRLEDRVRLQQAGIPVFEEPTHATRAVSALRFFARTFAKPWQSPSELQCQSQAGTLEAKRYSEVDALALLSSAGFPVVEHRLVNSATEAVEAAKCIDQPVVMKVVSPDILHKSDIGGVKLNLRGEGAVADAYESIMAVAKQAAPNARLDGCLVAPMVSNGVEVILGTYRDPTFGPVVMFGLGGIFVEVLKDVTFRVAPFGIEEARSMVGEIRGAAMLEGQRGQPPADVEALAQALSRLSVFAKQHESSLESIDINPFLVLPEGQGAVALDAVLVTAD; from the coding sequence ATGTTCGAAACACTGATCGATATCGAGTCGTTGCAGCGGCTGTTCAATCCCCAGTCTATCGCCATTATCGGCGCCTCGACCGACCCGCAGAAAATCGGTGGACGTCCATTGGCGCTGCTGCAGCGGCAGGGCTTTGCGGGCGCCATTTACCCGGTCAACCCGGCCTCGGACAGGGTGCAGGGGCTGCCGGCCTGGGCCAATGTCGCGGATATTCCGGGCCCGGTGGACCTGGCGATAATTGCGGTGCCCGGCAAGCTGGTTGAAGGCGCGCTGCAGGCCTGTGCCGCGAAGGGTATCGGCGGCGCCATTATTTTCAGTTCCGGCTTTTCGGAAGTGGGCGAGACCGGCGTTGACGCACAGCAGCGTCTGCTCGCGATCGCCCGCCGCACCGGCATCCGGGTGTTGGGGCCCAACTGCATGGGCGTGGTCAACTTTACCCGCGCCATGCCGGCAACCTTTCATCCGGCGTTTGCCGCCTCGAAGATGACCGCCGGCAATATCGGCCTGGTCAGCCAAAGTGGCGCCTTCGGCGGCTTCTCCCATTACCTGGCACAGGACAGGGGCGTGTCGTTCAGCTACCTGATCACCACGGGTAACGAGGCGGACGTCGAGCTGGCGGATGGTCTGGCCTTTCTCGCCGCGGACCCGTCCACCAAGGTCATCCTGGCCTACATGGAAGGCTGTCGCAACGGTCCCAAGCTTCTGGAAGCGCTGGAACTGGCGCGACGCAACCGCAAGCCGGTGGTGATGGTCAAGCTCGGCAGTTCCGAAGCCGGGGCGGCGGCGGCGGCATCCCATACCGCCGCGCTGGCGGGTTCCGACGAGGTATTCGACGCGGTACTGCGCCAGTACGGGGTTTACCGTGCCAGCAGCGTGGAGGAGTTCTTCGATATCGGCCTGGCCTGTTCGGTTGGCAAACTGCCACCGGATGCCAGGGTCGGGCTGGTGACGCCGTCCGGAGGCATGGGCGTCTTGATGGCTGACGACGCCTCCCGGCGTGGCCTGGACGTGGCGGCCATGCCACAACAGGCACAGCGCAAAATCAGGGACATCATTCCCTTTGCCGGTACCCAGAACCCGATCGATGCGACCGGGCAGGTGCTGAGCGATCTTTCGATCTTGAAGCAGGTCGCCGATATCGTGGTTACGGAGGGCGATTATTCCAGCCTGGTGTTTTTCGAAGGTGCCCTGGCGCGGACGCAGCCGTCATCCCCGCTGGCGGACACCTGGATCGAGGTTGCGCGGCGCCACCCCGATACGCTGCTAAGCGTGGTGGGGCTGAATCGGCTGGAAGATCGTGTTCGCCTGCAGCAGGCGGGCATACCGGTGTTTGAGGAGCCCACCCATGCGACCCGGGCGGTGAGCGCACTGCGCTTCTTCGCCAGAACCTTCGCCAAGCCCTGGCAGAGCCCGTCCGAGCTGCAGTGCCAGTCACAGGCCGGGACGCTGGAGGCCAAGCGCTACAGTGAAGTGGATGCGCTGGCGCTGTTGTCGAGCGCCGGTTTCCCGGTGGTCGAACACCGGCTGGTGAATAGCGCCACAGAGGCCGTGGAAGCGGCCAAGTGCATCGATCAGCCGGTGGTCATGAAGGTCGTTTCGCCCGATATCCTGCACAAGTCCGATATCGGCGGCGTCAAGCTCAACCTCCGGGGCGAAGGGGCGGTGGCCGATGCGTACGAAAGCATCATGGCGGTGGCGAAACAGGCGGCACCGAATGCCCGTCTGGATGGCTGCCTGGTCGCACCGATGGTCAGCAATGGCGTCGAAGTCATTCTCGGTACCTACCGGGACCCGACGTTCGGCCCGGTGGTGATGTTCGGCCTCGGCGGTATCTTCGTCGAGGTGCTAAAGGACGTGACCTTTCGCGTCGCACCCTTCGGTATTGAGGAAGCGCGCAGCATGGTCGGTGAAATCCGTGGCGCCGCAATGCTTGAAGGGCAGCGCGGGCAGCCCCCCGCCGATGTCGAGGCGCTGGCACAGGCGCTGTCGCGCCTGTCGGTGTTTGCCAAGCAGCATGAAAGCTCACTGGAAAGCATCGATATCAACCCCTTCCTGGTACTGCCTGAAGGTCAGGGCGCGGTGGCGCTCGATGCGGTGCTGGTCACCGCTGACTGA
- a CDS encoding PA2817 family protein, translated as MIADYFQFHLNLLKVASNNLLRHAPFNQDELPENEAEFQQQLLQLVADMEQQRGDYIESGQQILARLVRHYPDLVPLVPRDLFWLFGGELLHFMPDDELDIFQQLDELRHEAEAAGEAFNYEQVRARLLDLK; from the coding sequence ATGATCGCAGACTATTTTCAGTTTCACCTAAATTTGCTCAAAGTCGCCAGCAACAACCTGCTGCGCCACGCGCCCTTCAACCAGGACGAGCTGCCCGAAAACGAGGCGGAGTTCCAGCAGCAACTGCTGCAATTGGTTGCCGACATGGAGCAGCAGCGCGGTGATTATATCGAATCCGGCCAGCAAATTCTGGCCCGCCTGGTACGACATTACCCCGACCTGGTACCGCTGGTGCCGCGGGACCTGTTCTGGCTGTTTGGCGGCGAGCTGCTGCACTTCATGCCGGACGATGAACTCGATATTTTCCAGCAGCTGGACGAGCTGCGCCACGAGGCCGAGGCGGCGGGGGAAGCATTCAATTACGAGCAGGTGCGCGCCCGCCTGCTGGACCTGAAATAG
- a CDS encoding bifunctional diguanylate cyclase/phosphodiesterase — protein sequence MVIRRKGSGTFVSLKWKLLLTLLLTLSLVYALAQALSYSQQQQELEAELSARNQQQLDMLNATVESSYRRLLDIAQLLLLPPHGESEAAHSGGRVLQLARTMDARAGEALMLGVVDLVQLYGVDGHLQRAWGTALDIRPEVILQVLEREQPQRSIACVQDCLRYVAIPLMLSGGETVVLLVGSPMLDVVLEYHRQSSGDIGLMLASPEQGDGQPWRLVALTNRDRYAGLLASLSLAVARENPAVPLRLRHEGRELQLQLAPLQKDVSDTRAYWVILSDITAPLEAMRERRLFDITVALAGIVLALALLALMLRRPLGYLGRLAEQLPQLASVGGQRRQQLQRLPARLGSRALPDELDVLAGSAVELASRLDELEETVADHTLHLERRSAALQRERDFVTSLFDTAEAVILTQDRDGVIQSLNQHGCRLLGLPLPSVPGCRFDAIGLLDESEDAVVQLSSLYAGESRRVQLDTRFMSADGRELHLSWQHSRLRGTEDHDATILSIGLDMTERRHAESRLYWLANHDPLTRLPNRQLFFEALVQTIKSAAQSGRELALLCCDIDDFKGVNDSLGHHVGDQLLQAVALRLGEAGSEEHLLARLGADEFVLMLECDQDAMAASTGLARRLIGSFVEPFHLNGYEIYSTLSIGISLFPEHGRDATDLVKSADLAMIEAKEQGSGRYGVYHTAQGSVRVERFALGNELRRATDRGDFSLQYQPKVDALSGRVCGMEALVRWQHPEFGAVSPGRFIPLAEEMGLIVPLGRWVLNEACRQMAQWQQAGMIPIRMGVNLAGPQIAHERLLQEVDEALAQAGLPASLLDLEITENFVIRQPELTVSKLTQLRERGISLSMDDFGTGYSSLSYLKRLPINTLKIDQSFVRDIGQDRDDEAIVKAIIVMCRSLGIGVLAEGVETSEQLDFLLRHGCHHIQGYYYSRPLDPPALWDFVDQHGMAGSC from the coding sequence ATGGTCATCAGGCGCAAGGGCAGCGGTACTTTTGTCAGTCTGAAATGGAAACTGTTGCTGACGCTGCTGCTTACGCTCTCCCTGGTCTACGCGCTGGCCCAGGCCCTGTCCTATTCGCAGCAGCAGCAGGAGCTGGAAGCTGAGCTCAGTGCCCGCAACCAGCAGCAGCTGGACATGCTCAACGCCACGGTGGAAAGCAGTTACCGGCGTCTGCTGGATATTGCCCAGCTTCTGTTGCTGCCACCGCACGGCGAATCGGAGGCGGCCCACAGCGGGGGACGGGTGCTGCAGCTGGCCCGAACTATGGACGCACGCGCCGGCGAAGCCCTGATGCTGGGGGTGGTGGATCTGGTGCAACTCTACGGTGTTGACGGCCATTTGCAGCGGGCCTGGGGCACCGCGCTGGATATCAGGCCCGAGGTGATTTTGCAGGTGCTTGAACGTGAGCAGCCGCAGCGCAGCATTGCCTGCGTACAGGACTGTCTGCGTTATGTTGCCATTCCGCTGATGCTGAGCGGCGGGGAGACCGTGGTGCTGCTGGTCGGCAGCCCGATGCTGGATGTGGTGCTGGAGTATCACCGCCAGAGTAGCGGGGATATTGGCCTTATGCTGGCGTCGCCGGAACAGGGAGATGGGCAGCCGTGGCGCCTGGTGGCGCTGACCAACCGTGATCGCTACGCGGGCCTGCTTGCATCCTTGAGCCTGGCAGTGGCGCGGGAAAACCCCGCCGTGCCTCTGCGCCTGAGACACGAGGGGCGCGAGTTGCAGCTGCAGCTCGCGCCCTTGCAGAAGGATGTATCGGACACCCGTGCTTACTGGGTGATACTGAGTGACATCACGGCGCCGCTGGAGGCCATGCGCGAGCGGCGCCTGTTTGATATCACAGTGGCGCTGGCGGGCATTGTGCTGGCGCTGGCGTTGCTGGCGCTGATGCTGCGTCGCCCGCTGGGCTATCTCGGGCGCCTCGCCGAGCAGTTGCCGCAACTGGCCAGCGTCGGCGGCCAGCGCAGGCAGCAACTGCAGCGGTTGCCGGCACGGCTGGGGTCCAGGGCCCTGCCCGACGAACTGGATGTGCTGGCCGGCAGTGCCGTTGAGCTGGCCAGCCGGCTGGACGAGCTGGAAGAGACCGTTGCCGATCATACCCTGCACCTGGAGCGCCGCAGTGCGGCGCTGCAGCGCGAGCGGGATTTTGTTACCAGTCTGTTTGATACCGCCGAGGCGGTGATTCTGACACAGGACCGCGATGGCGTAATTCAATCGCTGAACCAGCACGGTTGTCGCCTGCTGGGGCTGCCTTTGCCGTCAGTGCCGGGTTGCCGCTTTGATGCCATCGGCCTGCTGGACGAGAGTGAGGATGCGGTGGTGCAGCTGAGTTCGCTCTATGCGGGCGAGAGCCGGCGCGTGCAGCTTGATACGCGCTTTATGTCCGCGGACGGGCGTGAACTGCACCTCTCGTGGCAGCACTCGCGGCTGCGGGGCACGGAGGATCATGATGCGACGATTCTGTCCATTGGCCTGGACATGACCGAGCGGCGCCATGCCGAAAGCCGCCTGTACTGGCTGGCCAACCATGATCCGCTGACCCGCTTGCCCAACCGACAGCTGTTTTTCGAGGCGCTGGTGCAGACAATAAAATCTGCCGCCCAGTCCGGCCGGGAGCTGGCCCTGCTGTGCTGCGATATCGATGACTTCAAGGGTGTGAATGACAGCCTCGGGCACCATGTTGGCGATCAGCTGCTGCAGGCGGTGGCGCTGCGCCTCGGTGAGGCGGGCAGTGAAGAGCACCTCCTGGCGCGCCTGGGGGCCGACGAGTTCGTGCTGATGCTGGAGTGCGATCAGGACGCTATGGCGGCGTCGACCGGGCTGGCGCGTCGCTTGATTGGCTCCTTCGTTGAACCCTTCCATCTGAATGGCTACGAGATTTACAGTACCCTCAGCATTGGTATCAGTCTGTTTCCGGAACACGGGCGGGACGCCACCGACCTGGTCAAGAGTGCAGACCTTGCGATGATCGAGGCCAAGGAGCAGGGCAGCGGGCGTTACGGGGTCTATCATACGGCGCAGGGCAGTGTGCGGGTTGAACGCTTCGCGCTGGGCAACGAACTGCGCCGGGCAACGGATCGGGGCGATTTTAGCCTGCAGTATCAGCCCAAGGTGGATGCGCTCAGCGGCCGTGTGTGTGGCATGGAGGCACTGGTGCGCTGGCAGCATCCCGAGTTTGGCGCCGTCTCGCCGGGGCGTTTTATTCCGCTGGCCGAGGAAATGGGCTTGATCGTCCCGCTGGGGCGCTGGGTCCTGAACGAGGCCTGCCGGCAGATGGCCCAGTGGCAGCAGGCGGGGATGATTCCAATTCGTATGGGGGTCAATCTGGCCGGTCCGCAAATAGCCCATGAGCGTCTGCTGCAGGAGGTGGACGAGGCCCTGGCTCAGGCCGGCCTGCCGGCAAGCCTGCTGGATCTGGAAATTACCGAGAACTTCGTTATTCGCCAGCCGGAGCTGACCGTCAGCAAGCTGACACAGCTGCGCGAACGGGGCATCAGCCTGTCGATGGACGATTTTGGTACCGGTTATTCGTCCCTGAGTTATTTGAAACGCCTGCCCATCAATACCCTGAAAATCGATCAGAGCTTTGTACGCGACATCGGCCAGGACCGGGATGACGAGGCCATCGTCAAGGCGATTATCGTCATGTGTCGCAGCCTGGGGATAGGAGTGCTCGCCGAGGGCGTGGAAACCAGCGAGCAGCTCGACTTCCTGCTCAGGCACGGCTGTCACCACATCCAGGGTTATTACTACAGTCGTCCGCTGGATCCGCCGGCTCTGTGGGACTTTGTCGATCAGCACGGCATGGCCGGTTCCTGCTGA
- a CDS encoding TAXI family TRAP transporter solute-binding subunit produces MISASIKIIAKFSAGCLLSALASGPVMAAEKYFKMDTLAPGSSPYVFSVALVDLVQTQYPYEIQLSSGKAASRSTLDAAKGNVDFYLSAPAIDLSMEQGTDMFAKLADAPELYKKVRSVVSYPLGAYQFVVYEDSGIKSLADLKGKKVFIGPRGGQAFSSATSLLEAVTGYKPNEDYEVAFYDWSTAIQSFQDRQIDAYIGPNTVPYSQLSQIALSDRIRLLGIPQALLDKPDVKSLFSMPGKSLETIPPAVYGENQTNEADVYTLGAYVGLGTHVGVDEETVYNVTKTLFDNLPELHQTAPWMKAINRDNAFRQMVTPLHLGAYRFYKEGGFEIPEALVPPQAR; encoded by the coding sequence ATGATAAGCGCGTCCATAAAAATAATTGCGAAGTTTTCCGCCGGTTGTCTGTTGTCGGCACTGGCGTCTGGCCCGGTGATGGCGGCTGAAAAATATTTCAAGATGGATACCCTGGCACCGGGCAGCTCACCCTATGTCTTCTCGGTAGCGCTGGTCGATCTGGTGCAGACACAGTATCCGTACGAGATACAGCTATCCAGCGGCAAGGCGGCCAGCCGCAGCACGCTGGACGCCGCCAAGGGCAATGTGGATTTCTATCTAAGCGCTCCCGCCATCGATTTGTCGATGGAGCAGGGCACCGATATGTTCGCCAAGCTCGCCGATGCGCCCGAACTGTACAAAAAGGTTCGGTCGGTCGTCAGTTACCCGCTTGGGGCTTATCAGTTTGTCGTGTACGAGGACTCGGGTATCAAGAGCCTCGCTGACCTCAAGGGCAAGAAGGTCTTTATCGGCCCCCGCGGCGGGCAGGCGTTCAGCTCCGCCACCAGCCTGCTCGAAGCGGTGACCGGCTACAAGCCCAACGAGGACTATGAGGTTGCCTTCTACGACTGGAGCACCGCCATCCAGTCGTTCCAGGATCGCCAGATCGATGCTTATATCGGTCCCAATACCGTCCCCTACAGCCAGTTGTCGCAGATAGCCCTGTCGGACAGGATCCGCCTGCTCGGGATTCCGCAAGCGCTACTGGACAAGCCGGATGTGAAAAGTTTGTTCAGCATGCCAGGCAAATCGCTGGAAACCATCCCTCCTGCAGTGTACGGCGAGAACCAGACCAACGAGGCGGACGTCTACACGCTCGGCGCCTATGTCGGCCTGGGCACCCACGTCGGGGTCGATGAAGAGACAGTCTACAACGTCACCAAAACGTTGTTCGACAACCTGCCGGAATTGCATCAGACGGCCCCCTGGATGAAGGCGATCAACCGCGACAACGCCTTCCGGCAGATGGTGACACCGCTGCACCTGGGGGCCTATCGCTTCTACAAGGAAGGCGGTTTCGAGATCCCGGAGGCGCTGGTGCCGCCGCAAGCCCGCTGA
- a CDS encoding DUF3565 domain-containing protein, with protein MKQPITGYHLDEQGDWVAQLACGHFQHVRHNPPWMNRPWVVTEQGRQSKLGVMLECRKCDAGEPVDVR; from the coding sequence ATGAAGCAGCCGATCACCGGTTATCACCTCGATGAGCAGGGGGACTGGGTGGCGCAGCTGGCCTGCGGCCACTTTCAGCACGTGCGGCACAATCCTCCCTGGATGAACAGACCCTGGGTGGTGACCGAGCAGGGCCGGCAGTCGAAGCTGGGTGTCATGCTTGAGTGCAGGAAATGTGACGCCGGGGAGCCCGTCGATGTCCGTTGA
- a CDS encoding sensor histidine kinase → MHRPDKGALLAARPGGIHGGLTGRIRVISMTLILVVAAGVLLGWLVPQVGARLPDGWFLMKANTALAFLLCLANQLAAGSGRGKLGRAGACGCALLVLVLAGTALLGHARGQLLWLDTLLAADAAVDLPGRMSIQTALLFVIVSLTLLAESALHGRWRNAIADCLSVAMLAMIFIIIAGYSFRASQLFSQSSFTVTSLQTLACFVALGALVLMRRSRCGFFSLLVRQGIGSLLVRKALPFALLLPFILVGGAVYSIQAGWLPVPYAAALISSVTSIMLLLLVMLLAWRISDATEALAASEQHNRLLLDAVGEGIYGLDLAGRVTFPNPAACQILGYDAGELQGIHMRTLIQPGVQTSVRSETLDAPCRVEDEWFWRRDGTNYAVEYTRTPLRADGRVVGSVVVFNDVTERRKVERMKDEFISTVSHELRTPLTSIKGALGLMLSNKLGAVPAPAQQMLNIAYDNSHRLERLINDLLDINKIQLSSGTFQLDPVSVSSLLDNAVSSMQGYADKYEVHCRRQPDEPGDLWVLGVEGRLMQVMSNLLSNAIKYSPANGEVLIDSCVQNDRVRISVTDTGPGIAANFQHRIFEKFSQADSSDTRRKGGTGLGLAITKEIVEKHGGTLGCSSTPGEGACFYFELPLSAAAVPA, encoded by the coding sequence ATGCACAGGCCAGACAAGGGAGCACTGCTCGCGGCCCGACCCGGGGGGATTCACGGCGGCCTGACAGGGCGCATCCGGGTGATCAGCATGACGCTGATACTGGTGGTCGCGGCCGGGGTGCTGCTGGGCTGGCTGGTACCGCAGGTGGGCGCGCGGCTGCCCGATGGCTGGTTTCTGATGAAGGCCAATACGGCACTTGCCTTTTTGCTGTGCCTGGCGAACCAGCTCGCGGCAGGATCGGGCCGGGGCAAATTGGGGCGGGCCGGCGCCTGCGGCTGTGCCTTGCTGGTACTGGTGCTTGCCGGTACTGCGCTGCTGGGGCATGCCCGCGGGCAGCTTCTCTGGCTCGATACCCTGCTGGCGGCGGATGCCGCGGTCGACCTGCCGGGGCGCATGTCCATCCAGACGGCGCTGCTGTTCGTGATCGTCAGTCTGACACTGCTGGCCGAGTCCGCCTTGCACGGGCGCTGGCGTAACGCGATTGCGGACTGCCTGAGCGTCGCCATGCTGGCGATGATCTTCATTATTATTGCCGGTTACAGTTTCAGGGCCTCACAGCTGTTCAGTCAGTCGTCCTTTACGGTCACGTCGTTGCAGACCCTGGCCTGTTTCGTGGCGCTGGGCGCCCTGGTGCTCATGCGGCGCAGCCGTTGCGGTTTCTTTTCGCTGTTGGTGCGCCAGGGTATCGGCAGTCTTCTGGTCCGAAAAGCACTGCCGTTTGCGCTGTTGTTGCCCTTTATACTGGTAGGCGGCGCGGTCTACTCGATCCAGGCCGGCTGGTTGCCGGTACCCTATGCCGCAGCGCTGATTTCCTCTGTGACCTCGATCATGCTGCTGTTGCTGGTCATGCTGCTGGCCTGGCGAATCAGCGATGCCACCGAAGCGCTGGCGGCGTCCGAGCAACACAATCGTCTGCTGCTGGACGCCGTCGGCGAGGGTATCTACGGCCTTGACCTGGCAGGCCGTGTGACCTTCCCCAACCCTGCGGCCTGCCAGATCCTGGGGTACGATGCCGGTGAGTTGCAGGGCATTCACATGCGCACGCTCATTCAGCCCGGCGTGCAGACAAGCGTGCGCAGCGAGACGCTGGATGCGCCTTGCCGGGTGGAGGATGAATGGTTCTGGCGGCGGGACGGGACCAACTATGCGGTGGAGTATACCCGTACGCCCCTGCGCGCGGACGGCAGGGTGGTCGGTAGCGTGGTTGTCTTCAATGATGTGACTGAACGCCGCAAGGTCGAGCGCATGAAGGATGAGTTTATCTCCACGGTCAGTCATGAGCTGCGCACTCCACTGACGTCGATCAAGGGGGCGCTCGGGCTGATGCTGAGCAACAAGCTGGGAGCGGTGCCGGCACCGGCACAGCAGATGCTCAACATCGCCTATGACAACAGCCACCGGCTGGAGCGCCTGATCAATGATTTGCTGGACATCAACAAGATCCAGCTCTCCAGCGGTACTTTTCAGCTCGATCCCGTATCCGTCTCGTCGCTGCTCGACAATGCCGTCAGTTCGATGCAGGGCTACGCGGACAAGTACGAGGTGCACTGTCGCCGGCAGCCGGATGAACCTGGGGACCTATGGGTGCTGGGTGTTGAAGGCCGTTTGATGCAGGTCATGTCGAATCTGCTGTCCAACGCCATCAAGTACTCGCCTGCCAATGGCGAGGTGCTGATTGACAGCTGCGTGCAGAACGACCGGGTGCGGATCAGTGTGACGGATACCGGGCCTGGCATTGCGGCGAATTTTCAGCACCGCATTTTTGAAAAGTTCTCCCAGGCGGATTCATCGGATACGCGCCGCAAGGGTGGCACCGGGCTGGGGCTTGCGATCACCAAGGAAATTGTCGAAAAGCACGGCGGTACCCTGGGGTGCAGCAGTACCCCGGGGGAGGGCGCCTGCTTCTATTTCGAATTGCCGCTGAGCGCGGCGGCCGTGCCGGCATGA